Part of the Hyphomicrobiales bacterium genome, CAAATCGCTCTCTCCATTGGAGAATCTGGCGCGCAGGCGCGACGAGTTGATCGCCACCGAGATCTCGGATGTGTCTTTTTTCGCGATCGCATTCGAACAACGTCTGGGATGAGCGGCTCCGGATTGCGACAAACAACATGTGGCATTCCTATCTCATTAATCTGAGCGACAATCGAGTCCGTCTCGAACGTTCCCGCAAGCAGTTCGACGCGCTTGGCATCGGCTTTTCGCGGGTCGACGCGGTTAATGGCTGGATGTTGAGCGAAGCGGAGTCCGCGCGGGTATACGACCGCAGGGCGGGGAAACGGCGGTTCAAATACGAACTGGTGAAGCCGGAGATCGGCTGCTATTTGAGCCATATCGAATGCTGGCGGCAGATTGCCGAAAGCGGAGAGGGCGGCGGCTTCATATTCGAGGATGATTTTCACGCCGCCCCGGAGCTGAAGTCAGTGCTCGAGGCCGTCTCCCGCGACGATGGCGACTGGGATGTCGTTAAGCTTTTCACGCTCAAGGAAAGGTCGAAGCAGATCAGCCAAAGGCCGCTGACCAAGGACCACTGGATCGTCATGCCCTACCGGGTTCCGACCTGCCTGATCGGATACGGGATAAGGCGGCAGGCGGCGGATAGGCTCGTCGGGGAGTCGATCCCGTTCTTCCGGCCGGTCGACGAGGACATGAAATTCTTCTGGGAGAAGAGCATCAAAGTCGCGCTGGTCGTACCGCCGCCGGTGAGCGTCGGCGATCAGCAGACACAAACCGGCACGATCGGTATGGCACGGAAGACGGCCCAGGCAAGATCCGGCCGCGGCCAGCTCGCCAAAGCGGCGAAGAACATCGCCTTCCAACTCCA contains:
- a CDS encoding glycosyltransferase family 25 protein, which codes for MWHSYLINLSDNRVRLERSRKQFDALGIGFSRVDAVNGWMLSEAESARVYDRRAGKRRFKYELVKPEIGCYLSHIECWRQIAESGEGGGFIFEDDFHAAPELKSVLEAVSRDDGDWDVVKLFTLKERSKQISQRPLTKDHWIVMPYRVPTCLIGYGIRRQAADRLVGESIPFFRPVDEDMKFFWEKSIKVALVVPPPVSVGDQQTQTGTIGMARKTAQARSGRGQLAKAAKNIAFQLHYNGLLLYHRTVGALVPGRRPWR